The genomic window GAGGAGTTCGAGACCGTCGCCGAGACTGAGGTCGACAGCCGCGGACGAGTTTCCCTCGGCCGTGCCGGAGCTCGTGCGGGCCGCCGGTACCGGGTCGAGAGCAACCCGGACGGCGTGCTGTTGCTGACCCCGGTCGTCTCCATCCCGGAGCGGGAGATGCAGGTGTGGAACGACCCGCACCTCGCCGAGCGCATCCGCACCGGGATCGAGCAGGCCAAGGCCGGCAAGACCATCGACCGCGGCGACTTCTCGCACTACCTCGACGAGGACGAGGACGACGAGGACTAGGACCAGGTGCACAGCCTCCGCTTCACCGAAGACGCCGACGAGACCCTCAACCGCCTGACCGTCGGCTCGAAGGCCGACCCGGCCAAGCTCAAGAAGGTCAACAACGCACTCGCCCGCCTGCAGGCCAACCCGCGTCACCCCGGCCTGCACTCCCACCAGTACGAGAAGTTCCCCGGGCACGCCTCGGAGAAGGTCTGGGACTCCTACGTGGAGAACCACAACCCCAGCGCCTGGCGCATCTACTGGATGTACGGGCCGGACGAGAGGAACGCGGCGGGGGAGACCATCTCGGTCATCACCGTCCTCGTCATCGGCCCCCACCCGTAGAACAGGCTGAAGGGGGAGATCAGCAATTGCTGATCTCCCCCTTCAGCCTGTCCGGCACCCGAGCAGGTGGTGAGCGACGTCAGATCTCTCCGTCGGAGGCCCGGCCACAGCGGCAGACTGAGCAGCGTGGCCGGGCGTGCGGTATGGGAGTGGCTACGCCTTGCCTGCGGCTTTGAAGCGGAAGCCGAAGAGGCCGCCCTCTTCGTCGTCGGTGAGGCGGGGGCTACGGATGTGAGGTTCGGGGTTGAATCCGCGCTGGGCAGCGGTGCTGAGGGTGTCGGTGTTGAGGGTGACGATGTACTGCATGTGCTCTTCCTGCGTGACTTCGGCCGCGAGCGCGAGAGCTCGTGCGACCTGGCGTTCATCGACGCCGTCGTAGAGGTGGCTGTCGTGGACGAGGAAGTCGGGGCCGCGCTCGTGGCGGTGTGCGAGGACGGCCAGGGTGAGGTCGAAGCAGAAGATGACCATGTTGTTGATGCCGCGGCTGTCGTCGGCGTCGATGCGGGGCGTGATGCTGAGGCTGGTCCGGCCGGCCTCGATGGCGAGATAGGCTTCGCGGCCCTCGCCGTAGAGGCGCTGGGCGTACCGGGAGAACAGCAGGATTGCTTCGTCTGTCTGTTGCCGGCGCTCTCGGAGGTCGAGGTCGACGGCCTGTTGCAGTTCAACGCTCTTGGCGGTGATCTGGCGGGCGCTGGCTTCCAGGGCTTGCGCTGCGTCGAAGCGGTGGCGAAGAGCACCGAGAGCGGCCTCCTCCCGGCCCAGGGCTGTCTGTAGGGCGGTCAGCGCTTCCAGAGCTCCACCCTCCGCCAGCTCGCGCAGGAGGCGAGCCTGGTCCTCGCCCAGGTCGGCACGTTCCTGACGCCGGGCGGCCAAGCGATCGGTGAGTTCCTGGATCTCTTCCTCCAGGAATCTGCGCCGGTTGCGTACGACGGAGTGGTGGAACGCCTTGACGTCCTCGAAGCGACGCCGGACTTGGTCGTTGAGGATGACCCCGAGCTCGCGGTAGGCCGGCTCGAGGTAGGACACCTCGACGTCGGTGGTCTCGGTGACCGCGCCCCGGAGTTCTTCGAGGTTGTGCTGGTCGATCACGTCGTCTTGGGCGAGCTGCTTGATCCGGCGGCTTACCTGGTCTGCGCGGTCTTTGAGGCGCTCGTATTCAGGGACAACCTGGAAGGCGGCAACCTGCGTCCGCAGCCGTTCGACCTGTGCCTCGGCGAGAGTGATCTGGCCTCGCAGATCGGCCGTGGACCCGACGATCCGTCCCCATACGGGATCGTTGACTGCCTTCCTCAGCTGGTCTCTGGTCGCCTTGCGGGCATTGAGCTCGCGGTATCCGTTGACCAGTTGCCAGTCCAGCCCGAGGAGGTAGGCCAGGTTCGACGATGCCTCGGCGGCGGCCTGCCGGGAGAACGTCCGGGTCGGTTCGTTGAAGCCGTGAGCGGAGACACGGCGGATGAGGAACGACAGGAGCGTGCGACCGCTCACTCCGGGATGGTCACCCTCCAGCCCGAAGAGATCCCGCTCGATGACGCGATTCCACTGCTCCACGGACAGCTCGACGTCCTGACCGTCCGTGAAGAGCGTGTCGGCCGGCACGCCGGATACGTCCCGACTCAGCGACACGACCTTGGGATTGTCTCCGCGCCGTCGTACTTCAAGCGGATCGTCCTGCCACGGCCAGTCCATGGCGAGGCCGAAGGTGATGTGGCGCAGCGCCTTGTTCGTGGCCAGGGACCCGGAGGATTTTGCCCCCAGCAGGAAGTGAATCAGCTCGATCACGCTGGACTTGCCGGCGCTGTTACGGCTGTCGGTCTCGGCCGACGACGAGGTGGTGTCCGCGACCAGCAGGTTCAGTCCCGGCGAGAACTCCACTGTTCTGAACCGCGCGTCGTCAGCGCTCAGACGGCGCAGCATCTGTACTCCTTGCGATGAGAACGTCCTGGGCCAGCTCCACAGCACCCATGGCGAAAAGGATGTCCAGGGCCAGAACGAACCACTCGAACGATACCGGCGAGGTATGGGCCTGATCAGCGCGCCAGCTCTTCAGCCTGGCCCATGCCTGGCTGACGGTCCGCGGTTCATCGAGCTGGAGGAGAACCTGCGCGCCGACAGCGAGCAGGCAGCGGTCAGGAGCGATTCCCTTCGTCGGAGTGATCATGCGGTCAGCCCGATGTTCGGCTGCCAGCCGGCGGGTGGCGTCTCGAAGATGTCGCATCGTTCGAAGAAGTGCGCCAGGACAACAAGGGCGGCGCGCAGCACCTTCGGCCGGGGCTGGGCGTTCCCCAGGAAGTACATCTTGAGCTGCCAAAGGACGTCGTCGGCGTCGCTGTAGTCGCGACGTACCTGCTGGTAGTACAGGCGGAAGCCCTCCGCGACCTCGTCGTGCTCCAGCTCGCTCCGGGTGCCGGCGTAGAAGGCGTCTACCAGGTAGCTCTGTCGCATGCCGCGGAGGAGGTCCTCACGATCCGCTCCTTCAATCCGGTTGAAGTCCAGCTTCTCTATCGGCACGTCGGGCAGGGACATGAGGGGGTTGGACTCGGCGCGGATGTCTTGCAGCTGCTTCAGCAACGGCGCCAGGTCCTCCATCCCGATGCCGAAAGTCGTGTCCTTGATGGGTATCTCGCAGCGGAGGACGTCCTCGGCCGCCATCTGATCAAGCTGCATGCACTCGTGCCACAGCCGCCGGGTGCCCATCTGTTCGAATCGCAGCGAAGGCACACTGTTCCGCGCGCTTGCCAGCAGAGATGTCACTTCCGGATGCACACCTCGCCTGTCGTTGTGCACGAAGACAAAGGTGTCGAATTCTCCGTTTCGCTTGGTGACCGCCCCGGAGAGGTCTCCGTCGAACTTCTTGCGGATCTTGTCCGGCTTCACGGTCTGTGGTGCGTAGCAGGCGTACAGCTTTCGCGAATGCAGGCTGAGGCCATCGGCCGACCTGTCGCCCAGACTGCCAGCCGTGCGCACGTCGAGGAAGTCTGGATAGCGCAAACACATCAGCCGATGGAAGAAGTCCTCGAACTCGTTCTCGTAGAGCTCCGCCATCAACTCGAGGAACTTGACGTGTGCATACATCCGCTGCTCAAACAGCATGAACCCCCCCTTGCGCACAGAGCTGTCAGCGTAGCTGTGTGTAACTAGACCCGACCCAACACCCTTTGATCAGATCCTGTGGTTGCTCACGCCCAGTCCGTGCCCGGCTCCCCGAGGAGCGGGTGAGCTTGTCGCGCCGACTCTTCGTGTAGGAGACCCCTCGCGGACGAGGGACTGGAACCGAGATCCGGCCACGGCCCTCGTCTCGTGCTGTCGGGGTGAGAGAGGAGTTTGCCGGTCGGTGGGGCGGGAGTATGCCGCTCAGCGTCTACGACCAGGCGGCAACTTCCTCGATGGTGTCCGCGATCAGGACGGGCAGATGTTCCATGGCCCGTTCCAGAATCTTCTCGATGGGCACCGCGTGTCGGCTGCCGTCGACGTTGATGTGGTTCGCCCACTGGGCGGGCTGGTAGCGGGCGAGCATCGACAGCGCGTACAGCACCGCCCACCACGCCATCAGCGGGTGGAGTTCACGCGGCAGGCCCGCGACGGCGGGGAGGAAGTAGCGATGCCCGGCGTACTTCCGGGTCATCTCGGACAGGCGCTCCAGGCGCTCCTCTCGGGTGCCCGTTTCCGCGGGCATCTCCCAGTGCATGGCCAGCAAGCCGGCATTCGGCTGGTGCCGCTCGAAGTCCGGCCCGGCATCGGCTTCCGCCCGGCGACGGGCGAAGTCGTCATACCCGGCGGCGCCGGGATAGCTCTGCAGGAATTCATCCAGAGCCGTGCGGCTGCCAGCGTCCACGACGCGGTCCAAGATGTCGCCGACTTCAACGGTGAGCAGCGGGTGGAAATCAATGCCTCTGATCACGTCCGTGCTGGCGTACAGAGGCGTGAACCGCTCCCGGTCGGTGAGCGGGTACTGCAAGTTGACAGGAAGGGTGTCCCAGACTTTCTCCAGCCGCACGACCGTGTCACTTCCCCAGACCGGTGACCGCAGCAGCTTGCTGAGCCGTACGAAGCTGCCGGCCGTGCCAGCGGGATCCGTTCGGATCTCGATGTCGGCGAAGTCCAGGTGGTAGCCCGAGGCATGGATGCCGTGAGAGGTCAGGTTCCAGTCCTCGCCCTTCAGGTCGACGGCCGCAGCCGCAATCGCTCTGCCAGCCTGACTCAGTCCGTAGAACACCAGCAAGGGACGGGTCTGCGGGCCCACGACCTCGGCGGCTTTGAACATCTGCTGCGCCTGCTCCAAAGCCGTGGCGTACGTCTTGGCCCGCGCCCCACTGCTCGCTCTACCCGGTCGGCTGGAACGACTGGCCCGCAGTCTCTCCCACGCCTCAAGGGGATCTATCTCCATGTACATGGAGGGACGCTATCCAACAGTTGGCAGGGGTTGGAGGGAGTTCACACAGTGGCCGAAGAGACCAACGACTGCAACGCCCTCCCTCGACCGTGCAACACCAGCGCTGCAACGCGCCTGTGCGTTGCAGCCCTGACCTGCGCAAACATGAGTCAACTACCGTCAAGGGACCTGTGTTGCAGCCCGTGTTGCACCTCTCTTCGCTACCGGAAGACAAGACGAAGGCCCCAGGGCCACGACGTCCCGAGGCGTCCACTTCGCTGACCTCCCAGGTCAACGACGGGCGAGGGGCGTGTCACACCCAGTCCACGCCTAGTTCCCGGACCGCAGCGAGTTGGTCGGCGTCCAGCCGGTCTTTCCTCGATTTCGTGTTCGAGATCCATACGCCCAGCTTCACGGTCACCGGCTCCGCCTCGCCGTCGACCGCGATCTCTTCGCTGTGACCCCTTGGCACGGGCCGGTCCACGCCCTCTCGCTCCACCCACTGCGTGAGGGCCGTCAGGCCCCGCTGGAACGCCGCCTGCGCCTTGCTCGGGCCCTTCGCCGCACGAGCGGCCGCCGGGGCGG from Streptomyces sp. NBC_01341 includes these protein-coding regions:
- a CDS encoding ABC-three component system protein, which produces MLRRLSADDARFRTVEFSPGLNLLVADTTSSSAETDSRNSAGKSSVIELIHFLLGAKSSGSLATNKALRHITFGLAMDWPWQDDPLEVRRRGDNPKVVSLSRDVSGVPADTLFTDGQDVELSVEQWNRVIERDLFGLEGDHPGVSGRTLLSFLIRRVSAHGFNEPTRTFSRQAAAEASSNLAYLLGLDWQLVNGYRELNARKATRDQLRKAVNDPVWGRIVGSTADLRGQITLAEAQVERLRTQVAAFQVVPEYERLKDRADQVSRRIKQLAQDDVIDQHNLEELRGAVTETTDVEVSYLEPAYRELGVILNDQVRRRFEDVKAFHHSVVRNRRRFLEEEIQELTDRLAARRQERADLGEDQARLLRELAEGGALEALTALQTALGREEAALGALRHRFDAAQALEASARQITAKSVELQQAVDLDLRERRQQTDEAILLFSRYAQRLYGEGREAYLAIEAGRTSLSITPRIDADDSRGINNMVIFCFDLTLAVLAHRHERGPDFLVHDSHLYDGVDERQVARALALAAEVTQEEHMQYIVTLNTDTLSTAAQRGFNPEPHIRSPRLTDDEEGGLFGFRFKAAGKA
- a CDS encoding YaaC family protein encodes the protein MYMEIDPLEAWERLRASRSSRPGRASSGARAKTYATALEQAQQMFKAAEVVGPQTRPLLVFYGLSQAGRAIAAAAVDLKGEDWNLTSHGIHASGYHLDFADIEIRTDPAGTAGSFVRLSKLLRSPVWGSDTVVRLEKVWDTLPVNLQYPLTDRERFTPLYASTDVIRGIDFHPLLTVEVGDILDRVVDAGSRTALDEFLQSYPGAAGYDDFARRRAEADAGPDFERHQPNAGLLAMHWEMPAETGTREERLERLSEMTRKYAGHRYFLPAVAGLPRELHPLMAWWAVLYALSMLARYQPAQWANHINVDGSRHAVPIEKILERAMEHLPVLIADTIEEVAAWS
- a CDS encoding ABC-three component system protein, with amino-acid sequence MLFEQRMYAHVKFLELMAELYENEFEDFFHRLMCLRYPDFLDVRTAGSLGDRSADGLSLHSRKLYACYAPQTVKPDKIRKKFDGDLSGAVTKRNGEFDTFVFVHNDRRGVHPEVTSLLASARNSVPSLRFEQMGTRRLWHECMQLDQMAAEDVLRCEIPIKDTTFGIGMEDLAPLLKQLQDIRAESNPLMSLPDVPIEKLDFNRIEGADREDLLRGMRQSYLVDAFYAGTRSELEHDEVAEGFRLYYQQVRRDYSDADDVLWQLKMYFLGNAQPRPKVLRAALVVLAHFFERCDIFETPPAGWQPNIGLTA
- a CDS encoding ABC-three component system middle component 6; the protein is MITPTKGIAPDRCLLAVGAQVLLQLDEPRTVSQAWARLKSWRADQAHTSPVSFEWFVLALDILFAMGAVELAQDVLIARSTDAAPSER